Proteins encoded together in one Camelina sativa cultivar DH55 chromosome 9, Cs, whole genome shotgun sequence window:
- the LOC104710101 gene encoding uncharacterized protein LOC104710101 — protein MNGNRAEAERLLGIAEKLLESRDLNGSKEFAILAQETEPLLEGTDQILAVVDVLLSSASQNLVKNQPNWYEILQIEDPEQSSADNDLIKKQYRRLALLLHPDKNRFPFADQAFKFVLDAWEVLSTPSKKSQFDRDLNLIFTKVDLNNQGRKKKTTVNEKMATFWTACPYCYSLHEYPRVYQEYCIRCQNCQRAFHAASIPQLPPLIPGKDEYYCCWGFFPMGFIGGKGGEAAAIANGVDAAKFPNWMPPVFSSGGVSATPPNGNNGGGYATPAPVAHPSSSQVNFGGWSGGAGKRDNEAMRSNNNVGVNSDGTPKKRGRGRPKKNPVH, from the coding sequence atgaacggTAACCGAGCAGAAGCCGAACGTCTTCTCGGAATCGCAGAGAAGCTTCTGGAGTCACGAGATCTGAACGGTTCAAAAGAGTTTGCAATCTTAGCTCAAGAGACAGAGCCTCTCCTCGAAGGCACCGATCAAATACTCGCCGTCGTCGACGTCTTGCTCTCATCCGCGTCACAGAATCTCGTCAAAAACCAACCTAACTGGTACGAGATCCTCCAGATCGAAGATCCAGAACAGTCTTCAGCGGACAACGATCTAATCAAGAAGCAATACCGCCGTCTCGCTCTTCTCCTCCACCCTGACAAAAACCGTTTCCCATTCGCCGATCAAGCTTTCAAATTCGTGCTCGATGCATGGGAAGTCCTGTCAACACCTTCAAAGAAATCTCAATTCGATCGAGATTTGAATCTCATCTTCACCAAAGTAGATCTCAATAATcaggggaggaagaagaaaacaacagtCAATGAGAAGATGGCTACGTTTTGGACGGCGTGTCCGTACTGTTACAGTCTCCATGAGTATCCTAGGGTTTATCAAGAGTACTGTATCAGATGCCAAAACTGCCAAAGAGCGTTTCACGCCGCGAGTATCCCTCAGCTGCCTCCGTTGATTCCTGGGAAAGATGAGTATTATTGTTGTTGGGGTTTTTTTCCGATGGGATTTATTGGTGGTAAAGGAGGTGAAGCCGCCGCCATTGCTAACGGAGTAGATGCAGCCAAGTTCCCTAATTGGATGCCTCCGGTCTTCTCATCCGGCGGCGTTTCAGCTACTCCTCCTAATGGTAATAATGGTGGCGGATACGCGACGCCAGCACCGGTTGCTCATCCTTCGTCTTCTCAGGTTAACTTTGGTGGATGGTCAGGTGGTGCGGGGAAGAGAGATAATGAGGCGATGAGGAGTAACAACAATGTTGGAGTTAATTCAGATGGAACGCCGAAGAAGAGAGGACGAGGAAGGCCCAAGAAGAATCCGGTTCACTGA
- the LOC104710102 gene encoding dolichyl-diphosphooligosaccharide--protein glycosyltransferase subunit 1B — translation MAARIGIFAVVVAVFLSIPAFSSAQDLQIVNAERRIDLSSHIVKAFLTLKVENIGKNPAAEMLLAFSPTQIKNLAMVQALAITGKKKKKTYLPLDVKPTEQPDAPNDTGYYRVTFISPLGPGETVSLEVLYILTHSLEPFPVEITQSESQLVYYHDSAVILSPYHVKQQTTFVKTPSTRVESFTSIEPANRAGKEIKYGPYENRASYSYAPVIIHFENNSPFAVVEELVREIEISHWGSLQITEHYRLTHGGARHKDVFSRVDYQSKRSVSGASSFNALLAVLPPRVNSVYYRDDIGNISTSHLRTGFRKSELEFEPRYPLFGGWRATFIIGYRVPLEDYLFEASDGRRYLNFTFGCPLVETIVNKLTIKVVLPEGSKDPSAVLPFTVNQELQVKYSYLDIVGRTVVVLQKDNVVPTHNVPFQVYYTFKPIYMLAEPFMLVSAFFFVFVASLAYVHIDLNIARK, via the exons ATGGCTGCTCGTATCGGGATCTTCGCGGTCGTCGTAGCTGTATTCTTATCTATTCCCGCATTTTCCTCCGCTCAGGATCTCCAGATCGTAAATGCCGAGCGAAGG ATTGATTTAAGCTCACATATCGTGAAGGCCTTCTTGACTCTCAAG GTCGAAAATATTGGGAAAAATCCTGCTGCAGAAATGCTTCTTGCGTTCTCACCTACTCAGATCAAGAATTTAGCTATGGTCCAAGCCCTGGCAATTACTggcaagaagaaaaagaaaacctatTTGCCTTTAGATGTAAAACCAACTGAACAACCTGATGCACCAAATGACACTGGATACTACCGTGTTACGTTTATTAGCCCCTTAGGTCCGGGTGAAACTGTTTCACTTGAGGTGCTATACATATTGACTCATTCGTTGGAACCTTTCCCAGTGGAGATAACCCAGTCAGAATCTCAGTTGGTTTACTACCATGACAGTGCAGTGATTTTGTCACCGTATCATGTTAAACAACAGACAACTTTTGTTAAGACACCTAGTACTAGAGTTGAGTCGTTCACTAGCATTGAACCTGCTAACCGGGCTGGCAAAGAGATAAAATATGGACCATATGAGAATCGTGCTTCATACTCTTACGCACCTGTCATCATTCACTTTGAGAATAACAGTCCGTTTGCCGTTGTTGAGGAGCTTGTGCGTGAAATTGAGATTTCACACTGGGGTAGCCTTCAGATAACAGAACATTATAGGTTGACTCATGGGGGAGCGCGGCATAAAGATGTTTTCTCAAG GGTTGATTATCAATCGAAACGGTCCGTCAGTGGTGCATCCTCTTTCAATGCGCTCCTTGCAGTACTACCTCCCAGAGTGAATTCTGTCTACTACAGGGATGACATAGGAAACATCTCCACTTCACATTTGCGTACAGGGTTTAGAAAG TCAGAACTTGAGTTTGAACCCCGCTACCCATTATTTGGAGGGTGGAGAGCAACTTTTATTATCGGCTATCGAGTTCCATTGGAAGACTATCTCTTTGAAGCATCTGATGGCAGACGTTATTTGAACTTTACGTTTGGGTGCCCGCTCGTCGAAACTATTGTTAACAAGTTGACTATCAAA GTCGTGCTTCCTGAAGGATCAAAAGACCCTTCTGCCGTTTTGCCCTTTACAGTCAATCAAGAGTTACAG GTCAAATACTCATACCTTGACATCGTGGGAAGAACCGTGGTTGTGTTGCAAAAGGATAATGTAGTTCCCACTCACAACGTACCTTTCCAG GTGTACTATACATTCAAACCAATATACATGCTTGCGGAACCATTCATGCTTGTATCggctttcttcttcgtctttgtgGCTTCTCTTGCTTATGTACACATTGATCTCAATATCGCCAGGAAGTAG
- the LOC104714881 gene encoding cleavage and polyadenylation specificity factor subunit 3-II-like, which produces MAIDCFVLGAGQEIGKSCVVVTINGKRIMFDCGMHMGCDDHNRYPDFSLLSKSGDFDNAISCIIITHFHMDHVGALPYFTEVCGYNGPIYMSYPTKALSPLMLEDYRRVMVDRRGEEELFTTTHITNCMKKVIAIDLKQTIQVDEDLQIRAYYAGHVLGAVMVYAKVGDAAIVYTGDYNMTTDRHLGAAKIDRLQLDLLISESTYATTIRGSKYPREREFLQAVHKCVAGGGKALIPSFALGRAQELCMLLDDYWERMNIKVPIYFSSGLTIQANMYYKMLISWTSQNVKEKHNTHNPFDFKNVKDFDRSLIHAPGPCVLFATPGMLCAGFSPHTDAKGIMDLTKFLSPKNVVLVHGEKPSMMILKDKITSELDIPCFVPANGETVSVASTTFVKANASDMFLKSCSSPNFKFSNSTQLRVTDQRTTDGVLVREKSKKAKIVHQDEVSELLHEKNHVVSLAYCFPVKAKGESDNDADLIKQLSAKILKTVSGAEIHESEDCLQVGSFKGSLCLKEKCMHRTEISSCSEAVFLCCNWSVADLELGWEIISVMKLINLDNTCKVKGDLLLMSSTSSDSTAARDQHAPLLRPRREGSSPSSARPTALAVLLGRITGHRAPSMLVRETAARALEERRIDWGYSKPVVAADILWNVALVLASAVMLVGTVEERPNEPIRVWICGYGLQCLIHVVLVWSEYWRRNTTRRARDLESGDSAAADHEDHSEYEEEDSDNSTTYSFAKRCESINTVVSFVWWIIGFYWVVGGGDKLLGEAPNLYWLSVTFLAIDVFFAIFCIVLACLVGIALCCCLPCIIALLYAVAGTEGVSEAELGVLPLYKFKAFHTNEKNIAGPGKMVPIPTKGLCLATERTLLAEDADCCICLSSYEDGAELHALPCNHHFHSNCIVKWLKMRATCPLCKYNILKGTTDES; this is translated from the exons ATGGCAATCGATTGTTTTGTACTCg GTGCTGGACAAGAGATTGGAAAGAGCTGCGTAGTGGTGACGATTAACGGTAAAAGGATAATGTTTGATTGTGGGATGCATATGGGCTGCGATGATCACAATCGATACCCAGATTTTTCTCTCCTCTCTAAATCCGGTGATTTTGATAACGCCATCTCATGTATCATCATCACTCATTT TCATATGGATCATGTTGGAGCGCTTCCTTACTTCACGGAGGTTTGTGGGTATAATGGGCCAATTTATATGTCG TATCCCACAAAGGCTTTGTCTCCATTAATGCTTGAGGACTACCGAAGAGTAATGGTGGATAGAAGAGGCGAAGAGGAGCTATTCACCACTACCCATATCACAAACTGCATGAAAAAAG taATCGCAATAGATTTGAAGCAAACAATTCAGGTTGATGAAGATCTTCAAATCCGTGCCTATTACGCAGGGCAT GTCCTTGGAGCAGTGATGGTTTATGCAAAAGTGGGAGATGCAGCAATTGTGTACACTGGCGATTACAATATGACAACAGATAGACATCTAGGAGCAGCTAAAATTGACAGACTCCAGTTGGATCTTCTCATATCAGA GTCCACATATGCAACTACCATTCGCGGCTCAAAATATCCCCGGGAGAGAGAGTTTCTTCAAGCT GTTCATAAATGTGTTGCTGGCGGCGGGAAGGCACTGATTCCTTCATTTGCTCTTGGAAGGGCTCAG GAACTCTGCATGCTGCTTGATGATTACTGGGAGCGTATGAATATAAAGGTTCCAATTTACTTCTCATCAG GTCTGACCATCCAAGCAAATATGTATTACAAAATGCTCATCAGCTGGACAAGCCAGAACGTTAAAGAAAAGCACAATACACATAACCCATTTGATTTTAAGAATG TTAAAGATTTTGATCGGTCTCTTATACATGCGCCTGGGCCATGTGTTCTCTTTGCAACACCTGGTATGCTTTGTGCTGGCTTCAGTCCTCACACagatgcaaaaggaataatggATCTCACAAAGTTTCTTTCCCCAAAGAACGTTGTACTCGTGCACGGCGAAAAACCCAGCATGATGATTCTTAAGGATAAGATAACCTCAGAGCTTGACATCCCCTGTTTCGTTCCCGCCAATGGTGAAACAGTTTCAGTAGCTTCAACCACTTTTGTAAAAGCAAACGCTTCTGATATGTTCCTTAAAAGCTGCTCCAGCCCGAATTTCAAATTCTCAAACTCTACTCAGCTCCGTGTTACAGACCAGAGAACTACAGACGGGGTTTTGGTAAGAGAGAAGAGCAAAAAGGCAAAGATTGTTCACCAAGATGAAGTCTCTGAGTTGTTACATGAGAAAAACCATGTGGTCTCTTTAGCTTATTGTTTTCCAGTGAAAGCTAAGGGAGAATCAGATAATGATGCTGATCTGATCAAACAATTGTCTGCAAAGATCTTGAAGACAGTGTCTGGTGCTGAGATCCATGAATCTGAAGACTGTTTGCAGGTTGGATCTTTCAAGGGGTCTTTGTGTCTGAAAGAGAAGTGTATGCATCGAACAGAGATAAGCAGTTGTAGTGAAGCTGTGTTCTTGTGTTGTAACTGGTCTGTTGCAGATTTAGAGCTTGGCTGGGAAATCATCAGTGTAATGAAACTAATAAATCTAGATAACACCTGTAAGGTCAAAGGTGATTTATTG CTGATGTCATCGACTTCTTCAGACTCCACGGCGGCGCGTGATCAACATGCGCCACTACTCCGCCCGCGTCGCGAAggctcttctccttcatcagcCAGACCTACAGCTCTCGCCGTTCTATTGGGACGGATCACCGGCCACCGTGCACCGTCGATGCTTGTGAGAGAGACGGCGGCGCGTGCTCTGGAGGAGAGACGAATTGATTGGGGTTACTCGAAACCTGTAGTTGCTGCTGATATACTCTGGAACGTTGCTCTGGTGCTTGCGTCGGCGGTTATGCTTGTCGGTACCGTCGAAGAAAGACCTAACGAGCCGATCAGGGTTTGGATCTGTGGGTATGGGTTACAGTGTTTGATCCatgtggttttggtttggtctGAGTATTGGAGGAGAAACACGACGCGTAGAGCTAGGGATTTGGAGTCTGGAGATAGTGCCGCCGCCGATCATGAAGATCACAGTgagtatgaagaagaagacagtgaCAATTCAACAACTTACAG TTTTGCTAAAAGATGTGAGTCTATAAACACTGTGGTATCATTCGTATGGTGGATCATTGGATTCTACTGGGTTGTTGGAGGTGGTGATAAGCTTTTAGGAGAAGCTCCTAATCTTTACTG GTTGTCGGTGACTTTTCTGGCGATTGACGTCTTCTTCGCCATTTTCTGTATTGTTTTGGCTTGCCTTGTTGGGATAGCTCTCTGCTGCTGTCTTCCCTGCATCATCGCTCTTCTCTACGCCGTTGCAGGAACG GAAGGAGTATCAGAGGCTGAGCTCGGTGTTCTTCCCCTTTACAAATTTAAGGCTTTCCATACCAACGAGAAGAACATTGCCGGACCTGGCAAAATGGTTCCTATACCGACCAAAGGACTATGCTTAGCAACTGAAAGAACACTGCTTGCTGAGGATGCG GACTGTTGCATATGTCTGAGCTCATACGAGGATGGTGCAGAGCTTCATGCTCTTCCTTGCAACCACCATTTTCATTCGAACTGTATTGTGAAATGGCTTAAGATGAGAGCAACATGCCCTCTCTGCAAATACAACATTCTTAAAGGAACGACTGACGAATCTTGA
- the LOC104710103 gene encoding pentatricopeptide repeat-containing protein At2g01740-like, with the protein MVREALQFISRLRKSSNFPDPFTCNKHIHQLINSNCGVLSLKFLAYLVSRGYTPHRSYFNSVVSFVCRLGQVQFAQDIVHSMPRYGCEPDVISYNSLIDGYCRNGDIRSACLVLERLRASHGFICKPDVVSFNSLFNGFSKMKMLDEVFVYMGVMFKCCSPNVVTYSTWIDTFCKSGELKLALKSFNCMKRDALSPNVVTFTCLIDGYCKAGDLEVVVSLYEEMRRVRMSLNVVTYTALIDGFCKKGKMQRAEEMYLQMLEDRVEPNSLVYTTVIDGYFQKGDSDNAMKFLAKMLNQGMRLDIAAYGVIISGLCSNGKLKEATDIVEGMEKGGFVPDMMIFTTMMNAYFKSGRMKAAVDMYHKLVERGFEPDVVALSTMIDGIAKNGQLHEAVAYFCIEKANDVMYTVLIDALCKEGDFVEVERLFCKISEAGLVPDKFMYTSWIAGLCKQGNLVDAFKLKSKMVQEGLELDLLTYTTLIYGLASKGLMVEAKQVFDEMLRIGICPDLAVFDLLIRGYEKEGNMTAASDLLLDMQKRGLATAVSDVDCSKQ; encoded by the coding sequence ATGGTCAGAGAAGCTCTTCAATTTATCTCTCGGCTGagaaaatcttcaaattttccAGACCCATTCACCTGCAACAAGCATATTCATCAGCTCATCAATTCCAATTGCGGcgttctctctctcaaatttttaGCTTACTTAGTCTCCAGAGGCTACACTCCTCATCGTTCTTATTTCAATTCGGTCGTATCCTTTGTTTGTAGATTAGGGCAAGTTCAATTCGCTCAAGATATAGTCCACTCGATGCCTCGATACGGGTGTGAACCAGATGTTATATCTTATAACTCTCTCATTGATGGGTATTGTAGAAATGGCGATATCAGAAGTGCTTGTTTGGTATTAGAGAGGTTAAGAGCCTCTCATGGGTTTATCTGCAAGCCTGACGTAGTTAGTTTTAATTCTCTGTTTAATGGGTTTAGCAAGATGAAGATGTTAGATGAGGTTTTTGTGTATATGGGTGTTATGTTCAAGTGTTGTTCACCCAATGTTGTTACTTATAGTACTTGGATTGACACGTTCTGCAAATCCGGGGAGTTAAAGTTGGCTTTGAAGAGTTTTAACTGTATGAAGAGAGATGCTTTGTCTCCAAATGTGGTTACTTTCACTTGTTTGATTGATGGGTACTGTAAAGCTGGTGACTTGGAGGTTGTGGTTTCGTTATACGAAGAAATGAGACGCGTTCGGATGTCTCTGAATGTTGTTACTTATACTGCTTTAATAGATGGTTTCTGCAAGAAAGGGAAAATGCAGAGAGCTGAGGAAATGTATTTGCAGATGCTCGAGGATAGAGTCGAGCCAAACTCTCTTGTATACACTACGGTTATCGATGGGTATTTCCAGAAAGGAGATTCGGATAATGCCATGAAGTTTCTGGCCAAAATGCTCAATCAAGGGATGAGACTTGATATAGCAGCTTATGGCGTAATCATATCAGGCCTTTGCAGTAATGGTAAACTAAAGGAGGCAACTGATATTGTAGAAGGTATGGAGAAAGGTGGTTTTGTTCCTGATATGATGATTTTTACTACAATGATGAATGCATATTTTAAATCCGGGCGCATGAAGGCTGCAGTTGACATGTACCACAAATTAGTTGAGAGAGGCTTTGAGCCAGATGTTGTAGCTCTTTCAACTATGATTGATGGGATTGCAAAGAATGGACAACTACATGAAGCTGTAGCTTATTTCTGTATTGAGAAAGCTAATGATGTTATGTACACGGTGCTTATTGATGCTTTGTGCAAGGAAGGAGACTTTGTAGAAGTTGAGAGATTGTTTTGCAAAATTTCAGAGGCTGGACTTGTTCCGGATAAGTTCATGTACACTTCTTGGATAGCTGGTTTGTGTAAGCAAGGGAATTTGGTGGATGCGTTTAAGTTAAAATCCAAAATGGTTCAAGAAGGTCTCGAGCTTGATTTGTTAACCTATACAACATTGATTTATGGGTTAGCTAGCAAGGGATTGATGGTCGAGGCTAAACAAGTTTTCGATGAAATGTTGAGAATTGGAATATGCCCTGATTTGGCTGTTTTTGATCTACTGATTAGAGGTTATGAAAAGGAGGGAAACATGACCGCTGCTTCGGATTTGCTTCTCGATATGCAGAAAAGAGGGCTTGCAACAGCAGTAAGTGATGTAGATTGCAGCAAACAATGA
- the LOC104710104 gene encoding microtubule-associated protein 70-3 isoform X1, translated as MEEGGYAAFEVNNGGRPTASEFGTTARSSSPSLTMSSSFREGSGGGSRGLSRRRSMKPSFDADNEFITLLHGSDPVKIELNRLENDVRDKDRELSESQAEIKALRLSERQREKAVEELTEELGKMSEKLKLTENLLDSKNLEIKKINEEKRASMAAQFAAEATLRRVHAAQKDDDMPPIEAILAPLEAELKLARHEIVKLQDDNRALDRLTKSKEAALLDAERTVQSALAKASMVDDLQNKNQELMKQIEICQEENRILDRMHRQKVAEVEKFTQTVRELEEAVLAGGAAANAVRDYQRKFQEMNEERRVLDRELARAKVSASRVATVVANEWKDGSDKVMPVKQWLEERRFLQGEMQQLRDKLAIADRAAKSEAQLKEKFQLRLRVLEESLRGPPSGGNRSTPEGRSISNGPSRRQSIGGADIIPKLTSNGFFSKRTPSSQFRSLNASTSTILKHAKGTSRSFDGGSRSLDGSKLLTNEPRSKFPVNQSSEGKSGDESPNSTKQGESDKAAANNDSVPGVLHDLLQKEVVTLRKASHDKDQSLRDKDEAIEMLAKKVETLTKAMEVEAKKMRREVAAMEKEVSAMRVDNKGSDSRTRRPSTNAKGASTTAQLLSGSRGSGRMGMTRSTQ; from the exons atggaGGAAGGTGGATATGCGGCGTTTGAGGTTAACAATGGAGGACGACCAACGGCGAGTGAGTTTGGTACGACGGCGAGATCTTCTTCGCCGTCATTGactatgtcttcttctttccgCGAAGGAAGTGGAGGAGGAAGTAGGGGTTTATCTCGGCGGAGGTCAATGAAGCCCAGTTTTGACGCGGATAATGAGTTCATTACTTTACTCCATGGCTCAGATCCGGTTAAAATTGAGCTTAATAGGCTTGAGAACGATGTCAGAG ATAAAGATCGGGAATTATCTGAATCCCAAGCTGAGATCAAAGCTTTGAGGTTGTCTGAACGGCAGAGAGAGAAGGCTGTTGAAGAg CTTACCGAAGAGTTGGGAAAGATGTCGGAGAAGCTCAAACTAACTGAAAACCTTCTTGACAGTAAA AACcttgaaatcaagaaaattaatgaagaaaaaagGGCTTCCATGGCAGCTCAATTTGCTGCAGAAGCTACTCTTCGAAGGGTTCATGCTGCTCAAAAGGATGACGATATGCCTCCTATTGAAGCCATTCTCGCCCCTTTAGAGGCTGAACTCAAGCTGGCGAGACATGAA ATCGTTAAACTTCAAGATGATAACAGAGCATTGGACCGCCTAACTAAATCGAAGGAAGCAGCTTTGCTTGATGCTGAAAGAACCGTTCAGTCTGCTCTTGCCAAGGCTTCAATGGTTGATGACCTCCAGAATAAAAACCAAGAGTTAATGAAACAGATAGAAATTTGTCAG GAAGAGAACAGAATTTTGGACAGAATGCACAGACAAAAGGTGGCAGAAGTTGAAAAGTTTACCCAGACTGTGCGAGAGCTTGAAGAAGCTGTTCTTGCTGGTGGTGCAGCTGCAAATGCTGTGAGGGATTACCAGAGGAAGTTCCAAGAAATGAAT GAAGAGAGGAGAGTCCTTGATCGGGAACTCGCTCGTGCCAAAGTAAGTGCAAGCAGGGTTGCAACTGTAGTGGCAAATGAGTGGAAAGATGGTAGCGACAAAGTGATGCCTGTTAAGCAATGGCTCGAAGAACGAAGATTTTTGCAg GGAGAAATGCAACAACTACGTGACAAACTTGCCATAGCTGATCGAGCTGCAAAATCTGAAGCTCAGCTGAAG GAGAAATTTCAACTGCGGCTTAGAGTCTTAGAAGAGAGTTTAAGAGGGCCTCCAAGCGGTGGAAACCGGTCGACACCTGAGGGAAGAAGTATTAGCAACGGGCCGTCCCGAAGACAATCCATTGGCGGAGCTGATATTATTCCAAAACTGACATCGAATGGATTTTTCTCAAAGAGAACACCGAGTTCTCAGTTTAGATCTTTGAATGCTAGTACAAGTACAATATTGAAGCATGCTAAAGGAACATCCAGATCATTTGACGGAGGCAGCAGATCTTTAGATGGGAGTAAACTACTAACAAACGAACCCAGATCAAAGTTTCCAGTGAACCAGTCTTCTGAAGGAAAAAGTGGAGACGAGTCACCTAATTCAACAAAACAAGGAGAATCGGACAAAGCAGCAGCGAATAACGATAGTGTCCCAGGAGTATTACATGATTTGCTTCAAAAGGAGGTGGTAACTTTAAGGAAAGCTTCTCACGATAAAGATCAAAGCCTTAGAGATAAAGACGAAGCTATTGAG ATGTTGGCGAAGAAGGTTGAAACACTAACAAAGGCGATGGAAGTGGAAGcaaagaagatgaggagagAAGTAGCTGCAATGGAGAAAGAGGTTTCCGCTATGCGTGTGGATAACAAAGGATCAGATAGTAGAACGAGACGTCCCTCTACTAACGCAAAAGGAGCTTCAACAACAGCACAGTTGCTTTCTGGAAG CAGAGGCTCAGGACGAATGGGGATGACGAGGAGTACCCAGTGA
- the LOC104710104 gene encoding microtubule-associated protein 70-3 isoform X2: MEEGGYAAFEVNNGGRPTASEFGTTARSSSPSLTMSSSFREGSGGGSRGLSRRRSMKPSFDADNEFITLLHGSDPVKIELNRLENDVRDKDRELSESQAEIKALRLSERQREKAVEELTEELGKMSEKLKLTENLLDSKNLEIKKINEEKRASMAAQFAAEATLRRVHAAQKDDDMPPIEAILAPLEAELKLARHEIVKLQDDNRALDRLTKSKEAALLDAERTVQSALAKASMVDDLQNKNQELMKQIEICQEENRILDRMHRQKVAEVEKFTQTVRELEEAVLAGGAAANAVRDYQRKFQEMNEERRVLDRELARAKVSASRVATVVANEWKDGSDKVMPVKQWLEERRFLQGEMQQLRDKLAIADRAAKSEAQLKEKFQLRLRVLEESLRGPPSGGNRSTPEGRSISNGPSRRQSIGGADIIPKLTSNGFFSKRTPSSQFRSLNASTSTILKHAKGTSRSFDGGSRSLDGSKLLTNEPRSKFPVNQSSEGKSGDESPNSTKQGESDKAAANNDSVPGVLHDLLQKEVVTLRKASHDKDQSLRDKDEAIEMLAKKVETLTKAMEVEAKKMRREVAAMEKEVSAMRVDNKGSDSRTRRPSTNAKGASTTAQLLSGRGSGRMGMTRSTQ, encoded by the exons atggaGGAAGGTGGATATGCGGCGTTTGAGGTTAACAATGGAGGACGACCAACGGCGAGTGAGTTTGGTACGACGGCGAGATCTTCTTCGCCGTCATTGactatgtcttcttctttccgCGAAGGAAGTGGAGGAGGAAGTAGGGGTTTATCTCGGCGGAGGTCAATGAAGCCCAGTTTTGACGCGGATAATGAGTTCATTACTTTACTCCATGGCTCAGATCCGGTTAAAATTGAGCTTAATAGGCTTGAGAACGATGTCAGAG ATAAAGATCGGGAATTATCTGAATCCCAAGCTGAGATCAAAGCTTTGAGGTTGTCTGAACGGCAGAGAGAGAAGGCTGTTGAAGAg CTTACCGAAGAGTTGGGAAAGATGTCGGAGAAGCTCAAACTAACTGAAAACCTTCTTGACAGTAAA AACcttgaaatcaagaaaattaatgaagaaaaaagGGCTTCCATGGCAGCTCAATTTGCTGCAGAAGCTACTCTTCGAAGGGTTCATGCTGCTCAAAAGGATGACGATATGCCTCCTATTGAAGCCATTCTCGCCCCTTTAGAGGCTGAACTCAAGCTGGCGAGACATGAA ATCGTTAAACTTCAAGATGATAACAGAGCATTGGACCGCCTAACTAAATCGAAGGAAGCAGCTTTGCTTGATGCTGAAAGAACCGTTCAGTCTGCTCTTGCCAAGGCTTCAATGGTTGATGACCTCCAGAATAAAAACCAAGAGTTAATGAAACAGATAGAAATTTGTCAG GAAGAGAACAGAATTTTGGACAGAATGCACAGACAAAAGGTGGCAGAAGTTGAAAAGTTTACCCAGACTGTGCGAGAGCTTGAAGAAGCTGTTCTTGCTGGTGGTGCAGCTGCAAATGCTGTGAGGGATTACCAGAGGAAGTTCCAAGAAATGAAT GAAGAGAGGAGAGTCCTTGATCGGGAACTCGCTCGTGCCAAAGTAAGTGCAAGCAGGGTTGCAACTGTAGTGGCAAATGAGTGGAAAGATGGTAGCGACAAAGTGATGCCTGTTAAGCAATGGCTCGAAGAACGAAGATTTTTGCAg GGAGAAATGCAACAACTACGTGACAAACTTGCCATAGCTGATCGAGCTGCAAAATCTGAAGCTCAGCTGAAG GAGAAATTTCAACTGCGGCTTAGAGTCTTAGAAGAGAGTTTAAGAGGGCCTCCAAGCGGTGGAAACCGGTCGACACCTGAGGGAAGAAGTATTAGCAACGGGCCGTCCCGAAGACAATCCATTGGCGGAGCTGATATTATTCCAAAACTGACATCGAATGGATTTTTCTCAAAGAGAACACCGAGTTCTCAGTTTAGATCTTTGAATGCTAGTACAAGTACAATATTGAAGCATGCTAAAGGAACATCCAGATCATTTGACGGAGGCAGCAGATCTTTAGATGGGAGTAAACTACTAACAAACGAACCCAGATCAAAGTTTCCAGTGAACCAGTCTTCTGAAGGAAAAAGTGGAGACGAGTCACCTAATTCAACAAAACAAGGAGAATCGGACAAAGCAGCAGCGAATAACGATAGTGTCCCAGGAGTATTACATGATTTGCTTCAAAAGGAGGTGGTAACTTTAAGGAAAGCTTCTCACGATAAAGATCAAAGCCTTAGAGATAAAGACGAAGCTATTGAG ATGTTGGCGAAGAAGGTTGAAACACTAACAAAGGCGATGGAAGTGGAAGcaaagaagatgaggagagAAGTAGCTGCAATGGAGAAAGAGGTTTCCGCTATGCGTGTGGATAACAAAGGATCAGATAGTAGAACGAGACGTCCCTCTACTAACGCAAAAGGAGCTTCAACAACAGCACAGTTGCTTTCTGGAAG AGGCTCAGGACGAATGGGGATGACGAGGAGTACCCAGTGA